In Mangifera indica cultivar Alphonso unplaced genomic scaffold, CATAS_Mindica_2.1 Un_0005, whole genome shotgun sequence, a single window of DNA contains:
- the LOC123205428 gene encoding alkane hydroxylase MAH1-like, protein MLTTNFSRYPKGAEWQKRFDIFGHGLFNSDFEEWTIQRKAARGFFTHTKFHQLTAKVVPEIIEKGLIPVFEQACNNDLAVDLQDLLKRYTFDYAMIIATGCNLKSLSVGMPEIPLLKALDYVGEVIFFRHIVPETLWKLQRLLRIGKERKYRDSWSVIDEFYQNVLVKQDEPRKDEESFNLLNLYLNRNDIIQPRDNDEEVMRDNVISTIFAGEDTTGAALSWFFWLLSKNPEAFRKIREEIKLNAAPKDANKGDEDRPRLFNFEELSNLVYLHAALCESLRLFPSIPYETRTPVQQDKLPSGHRVNEKTIVIISTYAMGRMETVWGEDCYEFKPERWITGEGRIKHEPSHKFFTFNTKPRLCPGKEVAFIVMKAITSAIIYNYDIQVLENHPVIPTLSISLRMKHGLMVKINRKSY, encoded by the coding sequence ATGCTCACCACAAACTTTTCAAGATATCCCAAAGGCGCTGAATGGCAAAAGCGATTCGATATTTTTGGCCACGGCCTTTTCAATTCTGATTTTGAAGAGTGGACAATACAAAGAAAAGCTGCCCGGGGATTCTTCACTCACACAAAATTTCATCAGCTCACTGCCAAAGTCGTCCCGGAAATTATTGAGAAAGGACTCATCCCAGTTTTTGAACAAGCCTGCAATAATGATCTAGCTGTGGATTTGCAGGATTTGTTGAAGCGGTACACATTTGATTATGCGATGATTATCGCCACCGGATGTAACCTGAAATCTCTTTCTGTTGGAATGCCGGAAATTCCATTATTGAAGGCGTTAGATTATGTGGGCGAAGTGATATTTTTTAGGCATATTGTGCCGGAAACACTTTGGAAGTTGCAAAGATTGTTGAGaattgggaaagaaagaaaatacagAGATAGCTGGAGCGTTATTGATGAATTCTATCAGAATGTTCTGGTTAAACAAGATGAACCCAGAAAAGATGAAGAGAGTTTCAATCTTTTGAACCTTTACCTGAATCGAAATGATATCATTCAACCTAGAGATAACGATGAGGAAGTCATGAGAGACAACGTAATAAGCACCATTTTCGCCGGCGAAGACACAACAGGTGCTGCACTTTCTTGGTTCTTCTGGTTGCTCTCAAAGAACCCTGAAGCTTTCCGTAAAATCAGAGAAGAGATTAAACTCAATGCAGCACCAAAAGACGCAAACAAAGGTGACGAGGATCGTCCTCGTTTGTTTAATTTCGAAGAGCTGAGCAACCTTGTTTATCTGCATGCAGCTTTGTGCGAATCCTTGAGGTTGTTCCCCTCTATTCCTTATGAAACCAGGACGCCAGTACAGCAAGACAAGCTTCCAAGCGGTCATAGAGTGAATGAAAAGACGATAGTAATAATTTCTACGTATGCAATGGGGAGAATGGAGACGGTGTGGGGCGAAGACTGCTATGAATTCAAGCCGGAGCGATGGATAACAGGCGAGGGAAGAATTAAACATGAGCCCTCTCACAAGTTTTTTACCTTCAATACGAAGCCAAGATTGTGCCCCGGCAAAGAAGTTGCTTTCATTGTAATGAAAGCCATTACATCTGCTATAATTTATAACTATGATATTCAAGTGCTAGAAAATCACCCCGTGATTCCTACTCTTAGTATCAGTTTACGCATGAAACATGGATTAATGGTTAAGATTAATAGGAAATCAtattga
- the LOC123205415 gene encoding small GTPase LIP1-like isoform X3 gives MFWREREKENNNKEQNGGPSCGQVRVLVVGDSGVGKTSLVHLILNGSSVARRPQTIGCTVGVKHITYGNTGGSSNSIKGDYERDFFIELWDVSGHERYKDCRSLFYSQINGVIFVHDLSQRRTKTSLQKWAAEIAATGSFSAPLGSGGPGGLPVPYIVIGNKADIAPKEGTGGSSGNFVDVARHWVEKQGLLSSSEELPLTESFPGSGSLLSAAKGARYDREALLKFFRTLIRRRYFSDDLPASNSWFILPVHRSVQRFDENFSNEEKSYTTESDPFRYNMVPPLPAQHNLTPPPTLYPQQPVLVLENYSLPRFSLSSSQEISSTARSKCTDINV, from the exons ATGTTTTGGAGGGAACGTGAGAAAGAGAACAATAACAAAGAGCAGAATGGAGGGCCTTCTTGTGGGCAAGTTCGAGTTCTTGTTGTTGGTGATTCAG GTGTGGGGAAAACTTCTCTTGTACATCTGATTCTCAATGGTTCTTCTGTTGCTCGGCGTCCCCAAACAATTGGATGTACAGTTGGTGTGAAG CACATTACATATGGAAATACTGGTGGCTCTTCAAATAGCATCAAAGGTGATTATGAGAGAGATTTCTTCATCGAACTTTGGGATGTATCAGGACATGAGAGATACAAAGATTGTCGGTCGCTTTTCTACTCACAAATTAATG GTGTAATTTTTGTTCATGATCTCTCTCAGAGAAGAACGAAAACAAGCTTGCAGAAGTGGGCAGCTGAGATTGCTGCCACTGGGTCATTTTCAGCTCCTTTAGGTTCTGGAGGTCCTGGTGGTCTTCCTGTACCATATATTGTTATTGGTAACAAAGCAGATATTGCTCCAAAAGAAGGTACAGGAGGAAGCAGTGGCAATTTTGTTGATGTAGCTCGTCATTGGGTTGAGAAGCAGGGTTTACTCTCATCTAGTGAGGAACTTCCTCTGACTGAAAGTTTCCCTGGTAGTGGAAGCCTTCTCTCG GCGGCCAAAGGAGCAAGATATGACAGGGAAgctttgttgaaattttttcgCACG TTGATCagaagaagatatttttcaGATGACTTACCAGCATCAAATTCGTGGTTCATTTTGCCTGTTCATAGATCTGTTcaaagatttgatgaaaatttcaGCAATGAGGAAAAGTCTTACACCACTGAAAG TGATCCGTTCAGGTACAATATGGTTCCTCCTCTTCCAGCGCAGCACAATCTCACACCGCCTCCAACTCTTTATCCTCAGCAGCCAGTTTTGGTGCTTGAGAATTATAGCCTCCCAAGATTTTCCCTGAGCAGTTCACAGGAAATCAGTAGCACTGCTCGATCAAAATGCACAGATATCAATGTCTAA
- the LOC123205415 gene encoding small GTPase LIP1-like isoform X2, with translation MFWREREKENNNKEQNGGPSCGQVRVLVVGDSGVGKTSLVHLILNGSSVARRPQTIGCTVGVKVVHILQQCFELNSYCWRSNLLKVFFPYYLFFSFMQHITYGNTGGSSNSIKGDYERDFFIELWDVSGHERYKDCRSLFYSQINGVIFVHDLSQRRTKTSLQKWAAEIAATGSFSAPLGSGGPGGLPVPYIVIGNKADIAPKEGTGGSSGNFVDVARHWVEKQGLLSSSEELPLTESFPGSGSLLSAAKGARYDREALLKFFRTLIRRRYFSDDLPASNSWFILPVHRSVQRFDENFSNEEKSYTTERYNMVPPLPAQHNLTPPPTLYPQQPVLVLENYSLPRFSLSSSQEISSTARSKCTDINV, from the exons ATGTTTTGGAGGGAACGTGAGAAAGAGAACAATAACAAAGAGCAGAATGGAGGGCCTTCTTGTGGGCAAGTTCGAGTTCTTGTTGTTGGTGATTCAG GTGTGGGGAAAACTTCTCTTGTACATCTGATTCTCAATGGTTCTTCTGTTGCTCGGCGTCCCCAAACAATTGGATGTACAGTTGGTGTGAAGGTAGTACACATACTTCAGCAATGTTTTGAACTCAACAGTTACTGCTGGAGATCAAATCTTCTTAAAGTGTTTTttccttattatttatttttttcttttatgcagCACATTACATATGGAAATACTGGTGGCTCTTCAAATAGCATCAAAGGTGATTATGAGAGAGATTTCTTCATCGAACTTTGGGATGTATCAGGACATGAGAGATACAAAGATTGTCGGTCGCTTTTCTACTCACAAATTAATG GTGTAATTTTTGTTCATGATCTCTCTCAGAGAAGAACGAAAACAAGCTTGCAGAAGTGGGCAGCTGAGATTGCTGCCACTGGGTCATTTTCAGCTCCTTTAGGTTCTGGAGGTCCTGGTGGTCTTCCTGTACCATATATTGTTATTGGTAACAAAGCAGATATTGCTCCAAAAGAAGGTACAGGAGGAAGCAGTGGCAATTTTGTTGATGTAGCTCGTCATTGGGTTGAGAAGCAGGGTTTACTCTCATCTAGTGAGGAACTTCCTCTGACTGAAAGTTTCCCTGGTAGTGGAAGCCTTCTCTCG GCGGCCAAAGGAGCAAGATATGACAGGGAAgctttgttgaaattttttcgCACG TTGATCagaagaagatatttttcaGATGACTTACCAGCATCAAATTCGTGGTTCATTTTGCCTGTTCATAGATCTGTTcaaagatttgatgaaaatttcaGCAATGAGGAAAAGTCTTACACCACTGAAAG GTACAATATGGTTCCTCCTCTTCCAGCGCAGCACAATCTCACACCGCCTCCAACTCTTTATCCTCAGCAGCCAGTTTTGGTGCTTGAGAATTATAGCCTCCCAAGATTTTCCCTGAGCAGTTCACAGGAAATCAGTAGCACTGCTCGATCAAAATGCACAGATATCAATGTCTAA
- the LOC123205415 gene encoding small GTPase LIP1-like isoform X1 gives MFWREREKENNNKEQNGGPSCGQVRVLVVGDSGVGKTSLVHLILNGSSVARRPQTIGCTVGVKVVHILQQCFELNSYCWRSNLLKVFFPYYLFFSFMQHITYGNTGGSSNSIKGDYERDFFIELWDVSGHERYKDCRSLFYSQINGVIFVHDLSQRRTKTSLQKWAAEIAATGSFSAPLGSGGPGGLPVPYIVIGNKADIAPKEGTGGSSGNFVDVARHWVEKQGLLSSSEELPLTESFPGSGSLLSAAKGARYDREALLKFFRTLIRRRYFSDDLPASNSWFILPVHRSVQRFDENFSNEEKSYTTESDPFRYNMVPPLPAQHNLTPPPTLYPQQPVLVLENYSLPRFSLSSSQEISSTARSKCTDINV, from the exons ATGTTTTGGAGGGAACGTGAGAAAGAGAACAATAACAAAGAGCAGAATGGAGGGCCTTCTTGTGGGCAAGTTCGAGTTCTTGTTGTTGGTGATTCAG GTGTGGGGAAAACTTCTCTTGTACATCTGATTCTCAATGGTTCTTCTGTTGCTCGGCGTCCCCAAACAATTGGATGTACAGTTGGTGTGAAGGTAGTACACATACTTCAGCAATGTTTTGAACTCAACAGTTACTGCTGGAGATCAAATCTTCTTAAAGTGTTTTttccttattatttatttttttcttttatgcagCACATTACATATGGAAATACTGGTGGCTCTTCAAATAGCATCAAAGGTGATTATGAGAGAGATTTCTTCATCGAACTTTGGGATGTATCAGGACATGAGAGATACAAAGATTGTCGGTCGCTTTTCTACTCACAAATTAATG GTGTAATTTTTGTTCATGATCTCTCTCAGAGAAGAACGAAAACAAGCTTGCAGAAGTGGGCAGCTGAGATTGCTGCCACTGGGTCATTTTCAGCTCCTTTAGGTTCTGGAGGTCCTGGTGGTCTTCCTGTACCATATATTGTTATTGGTAACAAAGCAGATATTGCTCCAAAAGAAGGTACAGGAGGAAGCAGTGGCAATTTTGTTGATGTAGCTCGTCATTGGGTTGAGAAGCAGGGTTTACTCTCATCTAGTGAGGAACTTCCTCTGACTGAAAGTTTCCCTGGTAGTGGAAGCCTTCTCTCG GCGGCCAAAGGAGCAAGATATGACAGGGAAgctttgttgaaattttttcgCACG TTGATCagaagaagatatttttcaGATGACTTACCAGCATCAAATTCGTGGTTCATTTTGCCTGTTCATAGATCTGTTcaaagatttgatgaaaatttcaGCAATGAGGAAAAGTCTTACACCACTGAAAG TGATCCGTTCAGGTACAATATGGTTCCTCCTCTTCCAGCGCAGCACAATCTCACACCGCCTCCAACTCTTTATCCTCAGCAGCCAGTTTTGGTGCTTGAGAATTATAGCCTCCCAAGATTTTCCCTGAGCAGTTCACAGGAAATCAGTAGCACTGCTCGATCAAAATGCACAGATATCAATGTCTAA
- the LOC123205415 gene encoding small GTPase LIP1-like isoform X4, with product MFWREREKENNNKEQNGGPSCGQVRVLVVGDSGVGKTSLVHLILNGSSVARRPQTIGCTVGVKHITYGNTGGSSNSIKGDYERDFFIELWDVSGHERYKDCRSLFYSQINGVIFVHDLSQRRTKTSLQKWAAEIAATGSFSAPLGSGGPGGLPVPYIVIGNKADIAPKEGTGGSSGNFVDVARHWVEKQGLLSSSEELPLTESFPGSGSLLSLIRRRYFSDDLPASNSWFILPVHRSVQRFDENFSNEEKSYTTESDPFRYNMVPPLPAQHNLTPPPTLYPQQPVLVLENYSLPRFSLSSSQEISSTARSKCTDINV from the exons ATGTTTTGGAGGGAACGTGAGAAAGAGAACAATAACAAAGAGCAGAATGGAGGGCCTTCTTGTGGGCAAGTTCGAGTTCTTGTTGTTGGTGATTCAG GTGTGGGGAAAACTTCTCTTGTACATCTGATTCTCAATGGTTCTTCTGTTGCTCGGCGTCCCCAAACAATTGGATGTACAGTTGGTGTGAAG CACATTACATATGGAAATACTGGTGGCTCTTCAAATAGCATCAAAGGTGATTATGAGAGAGATTTCTTCATCGAACTTTGGGATGTATCAGGACATGAGAGATACAAAGATTGTCGGTCGCTTTTCTACTCACAAATTAATG GTGTAATTTTTGTTCATGATCTCTCTCAGAGAAGAACGAAAACAAGCTTGCAGAAGTGGGCAGCTGAGATTGCTGCCACTGGGTCATTTTCAGCTCCTTTAGGTTCTGGAGGTCCTGGTGGTCTTCCTGTACCATATATTGTTATTGGTAACAAAGCAGATATTGCTCCAAAAGAAGGTACAGGAGGAAGCAGTGGCAATTTTGTTGATGTAGCTCGTCATTGGGTTGAGAAGCAGGGTTTACTCTCATCTAGTGAGGAACTTCCTCTGACTGAAAGTTTCCCTGGTAGTGGAAGCCTTCTCTCG TTGATCagaagaagatatttttcaGATGACTTACCAGCATCAAATTCGTGGTTCATTTTGCCTGTTCATAGATCTGTTcaaagatttgatgaaaatttcaGCAATGAGGAAAAGTCTTACACCACTGAAAG TGATCCGTTCAGGTACAATATGGTTCCTCCTCTTCCAGCGCAGCACAATCTCACACCGCCTCCAACTCTTTATCCTCAGCAGCCAGTTTTGGTGCTTGAGAATTATAGCCTCCCAAGATTTTCCCTGAGCAGTTCACAGGAAATCAGTAGCACTGCTCGATCAAAATGCACAGATATCAATGTCTAA